The following coding sequences are from one Alosa alosa isolate M-15738 ecotype Scorff River chromosome 13, AALO_Geno_1.1, whole genome shotgun sequence window:
- the LOC125306366 gene encoding pituitary tumor-transforming gene 1 protein-interacting protein isoform X1, which produces MPTQGACSSTFVVFIVVICAVVQKGTCVTPSPTSPTPVQKPCNVRTSCEDCLANVTCLWCMTNNTCSHYPVSSIIPPSSVCSLSQARWGVCWVNFEALIITMAVVVGTILLSVMVCCCCCYCCRKSSSGSPDRDEERLARRREEARQRSDDRRVDRKARHDEIRKKYGLVPDADHPYSKFENE; this is translated from the exons ATGCCTACACAAGGAGCCTGCAGTTCGACGTTTGTTGTATTCATTGTTGTTATTTGCGCTGTTGTTCAAAAAGGAACTTGTGTGACTCCGTCTCCGACATCTCCAACACCTGTTCAGAAGC CTTGCAATGTCCGGACATCATGTGAAGACTGTCTTGCCAACGTAACG TGCCTTTGGTGCATGACCAACAACACATGCAGCCATTATCCGGTGTCTTCCATTATACCACCATCTTCAGTGTGCAGCCTGTCCCAGGCACGATGGGGAGTCTGCTGGG TGAACTTCGAGGCTCTGATCATCACCATGGCTGTAGTGGTCGGGACCATCCTGCTGAGCGTGAtggtctgctgctgctgttgctactGCTGCAGGAAGAGCTCCTCAGG tagCCCTgacagagatgaggagaggttGGCCAGAAGACGAGAGGAGGCCCGACAGCGCTCAGATGACCG GAGAGTCGACAGGAAGGCTCGTCATGATGAGATCCGCAAGAAGTATG GTCTGGTTCCCGACGCCGACCACCCGTACAGCAAGTTCGAGAACGAGTAA
- the LOC125306366 gene encoding pituitary tumor-transforming gene 1 protein-interacting protein isoform X2, with product MPTQGACSSTFVVFIVVICAVVQKGTCVTPSPTSPTPVQKPCNVRTSCEDCLANVTCLWCMTNNTCSHYPVSSIIPPSSVCSLSQARWGVCWVNFEALIITMAVVVGTILLSVMVCCCCCYCCRKSSSGPDRDEERLARRREEARQRSDDRRVDRKARHDEIRKKYGLVPDADHPYSKFENE from the exons ATGCCTACACAAGGAGCCTGCAGTTCGACGTTTGTTGTATTCATTGTTGTTATTTGCGCTGTTGTTCAAAAAGGAACTTGTGTGACTCCGTCTCCGACATCTCCAACACCTGTTCAGAAGC CTTGCAATGTCCGGACATCATGTGAAGACTGTCTTGCCAACGTAACG TGCCTTTGGTGCATGACCAACAACACATGCAGCCATTATCCGGTGTCTTCCATTATACCACCATCTTCAGTGTGCAGCCTGTCCCAGGCACGATGGGGAGTCTGCTGGG TGAACTTCGAGGCTCTGATCATCACCATGGCTGTAGTGGTCGGGACCATCCTGCTGAGCGTGAtggtctgctgctgctgttgctactGCTGCAGGAAGAGCTCCTCAGG CCCTgacagagatgaggagaggttGGCCAGAAGACGAGAGGAGGCCCGACAGCGCTCAGATGACCG GAGAGTCGACAGGAAGGCTCGTCATGATGAGATCCGCAAGAAGTATG GTCTGGTTCCCGACGCCGACCACCCGTACAGCAAGTTCGAGAACGAGTAA